The segment GGTTCGGCCCGCTGCCCTCGCGGACGGTGATGTCGGAGCTGCCCTGGCTCTGGTAGCCCTCGGTCGCCATCACCTGGTAGCTGTGGTTGGTGCCGAGGTTCAGGCCGGCACGGGCCCAGGCGTCGAAGTGGTTGGCGACCGTGATGGTGCCGCTGCTGCGCTTCTGCTGCCGCACGCTCCAGAACTGGTAGAACGTCGCGGTCCCGTCGATCGACGGCTGGTTGACCCGCTGGCTGCGCAGGATGTCGTAGGTGCCGCCGTCGGTGGTGACCGTGCCCATCCGGGTGGCGCCGCTGCTCGGGTTGTAGCTGCCGAAGTTCTCGACGACGTAGTACTCGATCAGCGGGTTACGCGTCCATCCGTACAGAGCCAGGTAGGTGTTGTTGTTGCCCGGGTTGTAGGTGCCCGAGTAGGTCACCGTGCGGCGGCTGCCGGTGGCCCAGCCCTTGCCGCCGACCCAGTTGTTGGTGCTGCGGTCCCAGCTGCTGGTGTACCGGCCGTCGGCACGCAGCGTCATGCTGGCGTTGCCGCTGTCCTTCCAGAACGAGAAGTAGTAGCCGTTGTGGGTTCCGGTGGTGTTCGAGCTGACCGTGCGGTCGGCCTCGGCGTGGGCGGTGCCGGCCACCGTGACTCCGGTGATCGCCATCGCCGCGGCGCATGCGGCGGCGGTGAGCAGCCGGATGCGGCCGCGACGGCGGCTTGTGGGTGGGGCGAGATCTGCGGTCATGTGAGCGCTTCCTCCTCAGGGACGGCTGGCGGGGAAACAGCCGCACGGGAACGACGACCACACCGGGGAAATGTCCCGGTGGCGCTGGCGGGCACCACCGGGCATCGGTGTCGTTCCTCGTGGCGGGAATGACGGCCATCGAGGCCCGTCATTGCGAGATCGTGGCCCGCCGACCGCACCCTTGTCAACAACTTCCGGAAATCCAACGGAAATACCGAAGTTGATCTTCGAGGGCAGATTGAGACAGAAGTGCTGGTGGGATGTCACGGAGAGCGTTGCATTCCATCGCCACTCGGCGGAATCGTCCGCCATGCATCCCATTGCATTCCGAAACTTTCGGAGTCTCGGTTCGAAAGACCGATCAGGCGGTTCTCGCACACGGGTGGCGGAGTTGCGCCCTGGCGCGACTCCGCCACCACGAAGGTATTCACCGGCTTCGAAGCGGTGACTAGAACTTTGACATGCCTCCCCCCTCGCATTTCCCGGCACGTGGCGCGGTACAGCGCCGCCTGCTGGCCGCCACCGCGGCGGCCGGCTTGATCACCAGCGTTGTCGCCGTGGCCCAGGCGCCCGCCACCGCGGCCGCCCCGGACAAGCCGCAGAAGACCGTCGCCACGTCCACCCGCAAGATCACTCTGATCACCGGTGACGTGGTGACGGTGACGAGCTCCGCCGGCGGCGCGGAAACGGTCGACGTCGACCGGCCCGACGAGGCCACCGGCGGTGTCCGCCTGCAGCGCACCGGTGGCGACCTGTTCGTCCTGCCGGACGAGGCGCTGCCGTTGCTCAGCAGCGACAGACTGGACCGCCGCCTGTTCAACGTGACCGATCTGCTGGAGATGGGCTACGACGACGCGAAGACCGGCGTCGTACCGGTGATCAGCACCGTGCCGCCGGCCGCGGCCCGCACGGCCGCACCGATCGCACCGCGCGGCGCGAAACTGGTCCGCGACCTGCGCAAGGTGGGCGCCGCCGCGCTGGCGGTCGACAAGAAGCAGACCCGCCCGTTCTGGAGCACCATCAAGCCGGGTGCGGCTCAGGCCCCCGCCAAGCTCTGGCTGGACGGGCGGGTCACCGCCAACCTTCAGGACAGCGTGCCGCAGGTCGGTGCTCCCGAGGCGTGGGCCGCCGGATACGACGGCCGCGGCGTCAAGGTGGCGGTGCTCGACACCGGGGTGGATGCCGGCCACCCCGACCTCGCCGGCCAGATCGACGACAAGGTCAGTTTCGTGCCCGGTGAGGACACCTCCGACGTCGACGGCCACGGCACCCATGTGGCGTCGACGATCGTAGGCACCGGGGCGGCCTCCGGCGGGGCGTACCGGGGGGTCGCGCCGGGCGCGGACCTGATCGTCGGCAAGGTTCTCGGCAACAACGGGTCCGGTCAGGACTCCTGGATCATCGCCGGCATGCAGTGGGCCGCCGAGTCCGGTGCGGACGTGGTCAACATGAGCCTGGGCGACCCGGTGCTGTCCGACGGCACCGATCCGATGGCGGTCGCGGTGGACACGCTGTCCGCCCAGTACGGCACGCTGTTCGTCATCGCCTCCGGCAACAACGGGCCGCAGAGCATCGGCACGCCCGCTTCGGCGGCCAGCGCGCTCACCGTCGGCGCAGTCGACAAGCAGGACCAGCTGGCGCACTTCTCCAGCACCGGACCGCTGACGCGCAGCGGCGCACTCAAGCCGGACATCACCGCGCCCGGAGTCGACATCACCGCCGCCCGCTCGCAGCAGATGCCCAGCGGCGACGGCGCGTACCAGACGATCAGCGGCACCTCGATGGCGACGCCGCACGTCGCGGGTGCGGCGGCGATCCTGGCCCAGCGCCACCCCGACTTCTCCGGGACGCAGCTCAAAGAGGCTCTGATGAGCAGCGCCAAGGGCCTGGCCGACGTCACTGCGTACGAGGTCGGCACCGGCCGGCTCGACGTCGCCGCTGCGGTGCGCGCCGCGGTCCGGGCGAGCGGGCCGGTGTTCTTCGGCAACTTCACCTGGCCGCACGAGTCGTCGGACGCACCGGTGACCAGGCAGGTGACCTTCACCAACACCGGCAGCACCGCGGTGAACCTGAACGTCGCCATCACCGGTGACGGGCCCTTCGAACTGGGCGACACCGCGGTGACGGTTCCCGCCGGTGGCACGGCGACCGTGCCGGTCACCGGTGACCCCACCGAGCCGGGCACCGGCACCTTCGCCGCCACGCTGGTCGGCACCGACGCCGCCACCGGGGCGGTGCTCACGCGTACCTCGCTCGGTCTTCTCAAAGAGGCCGAGCGCTATGACCTGAACCTCAAGCTGCTGGGCCGCGACGGCAAACCGGCCACCTCGACCGTCGTGATCAAGAAGGCCGGCGAGTTCTATCCGTACGTGGTGACCGTGTCCGGGCAGCAGACGCTGCGGATGCCGCCGGGCACCTACACCGCCGAGACCTACCTGGAGGTTCCGGGCGAGCGGGCCGATGCGCTGGGCTACGCCGTGCTGGTGGATCCGGAGACGGTGCTCAAGGACGCGCCCGCCGACGTGGTGCTGGACGCGCGCAGGGCGAGGCTGCTCGACACGGTCGCGCCGCAGCGCAGCGAGAACCGGCAGCGCCGAGTCGACTACACCGTCGAATACGCCAACGGGGACAGCTTCCGCGACGCGTTCCTGATCCCGATCAAGTACGACGACGTCTACGTCTCGCCGACCGAGGCGGTCACCGAGGGGTCGTTCACGATGGTCAACCGGTGGCGCCAGGGCGAGCCGATGCTCACCGTGACCGCGGCCGGCCTGCCGGGCATCGACGCCACCGTCCAGCCGGGCAGCACCGTCACCGCCGGCCGTGATGTCCTGCCCCTGGTCCATGCCGGAGCCGGCACGCCGGGCGAGTACGCCGGACGCGACGTGAAGGGCAAGGCCGTGGTCGTGACCCGCGGCGACACCATCAGCGCCGCCGACCGGGCGGCTGCCGCGGTGGCTGCCGGGGCGAAACTGCTGCTGGTCGTCAACGACGGGCCCGGTGTGCTCAACGAGGTGGTGGGCGAGTCGCCGATCCCGGTCGCCGGCGTGCACCGCGACGCCGGGGCACGACTGATCGCCCTCGCCAGGACGGGCAAGCGTCACCTGCTCACCCACCGGGTCCCGAACGCCACCTACCTCTACGACCTGACCCGCACCTACCCGGGGAAGGTGCCGGACCGGCCGCTCACCTACCGTCCGCGTCACCACGAGCTCGCCCGGATCGACGCGCGCTACTTCAACCCGGCGCAGGCGGCGGAGGGCAGCGGATTCCGGTACGACCTGACATTCATCCCCGGCCTCGGGTTCCCGGAACGCGAGTGGCACCCGTCGACCCGCACCGAATGGGTCACCCCGGGCCAGGTGTGGACCGAGTCGCACGCCCAGGGCACCTGGACGGACACGGCCAACCTCAACACGTACGCCAAGAACTCCACCGCCCGGCTGGACTGGTTCGCCCCGGCCGTGCGGCCCGCGTTCAACCGTGCGTTCGCCGTGCAGAACAGCCGCTACCGCGACTACATGACGATCAACGTGCAGGCGTGGAGCCCGTCCGGCGACGTCCTCGAACACGGCGGCAACCTGGAGTGGGGTGAGGTGCCGACCAACCTGAAGCTGTACCAGGGCGACAAGCTGCTGCACGAGAACGAGCTGGCGTCGGACCTGCAATGGGCGGAAGTGCCGGCCGGCAAGCTGCCGTACCGCCTGGTGCTGGACGCCTCCCGCCCCGCCGGCCAGTGGCGGCTGTCGACCCGCACCCACACCGAATGGGACTTCGTCTCCGACTCCAACACCGCGGACGACTTCGAACCGATGGCGTTGCTGCAGATGGAATACCGGCTCGACACCGACCTGCACGGCGACGTCGCGGCAGGCACGACCCAGAAGATCCGCGTGAAGCCGATCCCGCAGGCCGGCGGCGGCCCGGGCACCGGCAAGGTCACCACGGTGACGCTGGCGGTGTCCTCCGACGACGGCGCCACCTGGCAGCAGGTGACGCTGCGCCGGGACGACGGCTGGTGGGCCGGCACGCTGCGGCTGCCGAGGCAGCCGGGTGGCTTCCTCTCGGTGCGCGCCTCCGGCGCCACCGACGCCGGCTTCGGCATCGAACAGGAGATCATCCGGGCGTACGGGCTCAAGTGATCCCCTTTGCGGGGCCCCGGGACGGTGACGTCCCGGGGCCCGTGCCCGCGCCGATTCGCATATCCTCTCCGCAGCCACGGGCGGAGAGGAGACGGCCACCGATGCTGG is part of the Actinoplanes sp. NBC_00393 genome and harbors:
- a CDS encoding glycoside hydrolase family 11 protein — translated: MTADLAPPTSRRRGRIRLLTAAACAAAMAITGVTVAGTAHAEADRTVSSNTTGTHNGYYFSFWKDSGNASMTLRADGRYTSSWDRSTNNWVGGKGWATGSRRTVTYSGTYNPGNNNTYLALYGWTRNPLIEYYVVENFGSYNPSSGATRMGTVTTDGGTYDILRSQRVNQPSIDGTATFYQFWSVRQQKRSSGTITVANHFDAWARAGLNLGTNHSYQVMATEGYQSQGSSDITVREGSGPNPTTPTTGPTQNPGGSNCTAVLSAGQQFGDRFNLNVSVQNTSNWTVTLNLNGGQSIQNSWNAAVSGTSGAVTARPNGSGNNFGVTIMANGNWTWPTVTCRTS
- a CDS encoding S8 family serine peptidase, with amino-acid sequence MPPPSHFPARGAVQRRLLAATAAAGLITSVVAVAQAPATAAAPDKPQKTVATSTRKITLITGDVVTVTSSAGGAETVDVDRPDEATGGVRLQRTGGDLFVLPDEALPLLSSDRLDRRLFNVTDLLEMGYDDAKTGVVPVISTVPPAAARTAAPIAPRGAKLVRDLRKVGAAALAVDKKQTRPFWSTIKPGAAQAPAKLWLDGRVTANLQDSVPQVGAPEAWAAGYDGRGVKVAVLDTGVDAGHPDLAGQIDDKVSFVPGEDTSDVDGHGTHVASTIVGTGAASGGAYRGVAPGADLIVGKVLGNNGSGQDSWIIAGMQWAAESGADVVNMSLGDPVLSDGTDPMAVAVDTLSAQYGTLFVIASGNNGPQSIGTPASAASALTVGAVDKQDQLAHFSSTGPLTRSGALKPDITAPGVDITAARSQQMPSGDGAYQTISGTSMATPHVAGAAAILAQRHPDFSGTQLKEALMSSAKGLADVTAYEVGTGRLDVAAAVRAAVRASGPVFFGNFTWPHESSDAPVTRQVTFTNTGSTAVNLNVAITGDGPFELGDTAVTVPAGGTATVPVTGDPTEPGTGTFAATLVGTDAATGAVLTRTSLGLLKEAERYDLNLKLLGRDGKPATSTVVIKKAGEFYPYVVTVSGQQTLRMPPGTYTAETYLEVPGERADALGYAVLVDPETVLKDAPADVVLDARRARLLDTVAPQRSENRQRRVDYTVEYANGDSFRDAFLIPIKYDDVYVSPTEAVTEGSFTMVNRWRQGEPMLTVTAAGLPGIDATVQPGSTVTAGRDVLPLVHAGAGTPGEYAGRDVKGKAVVVTRGDTISAADRAAAAVAAGAKLLLVVNDGPGVLNEVVGESPIPVAGVHRDAGARLIALARTGKRHLLTHRVPNATYLYDLTRTYPGKVPDRPLTYRPRHHELARIDARYFNPAQAAEGSGFRYDLTFIPGLGFPEREWHPSTRTEWVTPGQVWTESHAQGTWTDTANLNTYAKNSTARLDWFAPAVRPAFNRAFAVQNSRYRDYMTINVQAWSPSGDVLEHGGNLEWGEVPTNLKLYQGDKLLHENELASDLQWAEVPAGKLPYRLVLDASRPAGQWRLSTRTHTEWDFVSDSNTADDFEPMALLQMEYRLDTDLHGDVAAGTTQKIRVKPIPQAGGGPGTGKVTTVTLAVSSDDGATWQQVTLRRDDGWWAGTLRLPRQPGGFLSVRASGATDAGFGIEQEIIRAYGLK